The Toxorhynchites rutilus septentrionalis strain SRP chromosome 3, ASM2978413v1, whole genome shotgun sequence genome includes a region encoding these proteins:
- the LOC129779603 gene encoding uncharacterized protein LOC129779603: protein MNPPGVVNYAIIRDEPPRYGPKNADLPMFGTMIHLRNRNIRHSTKQFTAIVKNRVDEFMDRYAADIQPDINPRTPKRKKRPYFRRTAFWKGIVMFDNWEHANEFVSTQFAEFRAFIPIIFVAVAGTVEICKVSNTESLKIITHHEILRKQEKLISENKSQILFFIRGTVLPETLNINDKDLVLKPLIRSPIRCSNCLRYGHRLSNCMRKSRCGICSKNTPFNWHRETACPVVQSGETVKQCLFCTQNHTIGSEHCNEHFQQCILKRNLVNQHMDFVNLLIHDVIPSIRATNVNSSFDYLSDNEKYVKT, encoded by the exons ATGAATCCTCCGGGGGTAGTAAACTATGCGATAATTCGGGATGAACCACCACGTTACGGACCCAAAAACGCCGATTTACCAATGTTCGGGACAATGATTCACCTGA GAAACCGTAATATAAGACACTCCACTAAGCAATTCACCGCTATAGTTAAAAATAGGGTGGATGAATTCATGGATCGATATGCAGCGGATATACAACCTGATATAAATCCGAGAACACCGAAACGCAAGAAAAGACCGTATTTTCGTCGTACAGCTTTTTGGAAGGGCATTGTGATGTTCGATAACTGGGAACATGCTAATGAATTCGTCTCAACACAATTCGCAGAATTTCGTGCATTTATTCCTATAATATTCGTCGCCGTTGCAGGTACAGTCGAAATTTGCAAAGTTTCCAATACCGAATCCCTGAAAATTATTACGCACCATGAAATACTACGCAAACAAGAAAAGTTAATTTCTGAGAACAAATCACAGATTCTCTTCTTCATACGAGGTACGGTACTACCAGAAACATTGAATATTAATGATAAAGATCTGGTTCTTAAGCCGCTAATACGAAGTCCTATTCGTTGTTCAAACTGCTTACGATACGGCCATCGTTTGAGCAACTGTATGCGTAAATCACGTTGCGGAATTTGCAGCAAAAATACACCATTTAATTGGCATAGAGAAACGGCGTGTCCGGTTGTCCAGAGCGGTGAAACCGTCAAACAGTGCCTTTTTTGTACACAAAATCATACCATCGGTTCCGAACATTGCAATGAACATTTTCAGCAGTGTATTCTTAAAAGGAATTTAGTCAACCAACACATGGACTTCGTTAATCTGTTAATACACGATGTTATCCCAAGTATACGAGCTACCAATGTCAATTCGTCATTTGACTATTTGTCGGATAATGAAAAGTATGTTAAAACTTGA